A single region of the Streptomyces sp. NBC_00236 genome encodes:
- the cynS gene encoding cyanase: MIHAQFDSTARQALAAKAVDAKMRKDLSWQQISDAAGLSVAFVTAAVLGQHALPKASAEAVSELLGLDAADATVLQTIPTRGSVPGGIPTDPTIYRFYEMLQVYGTTLKALVHEQFGDGIISAINFKLDVKKVADPEGGERAVITLDGKYLPTQPF, encoded by the coding sequence ATGATCCACGCCCAGTTCGACAGCACCGCCCGTCAGGCACTGGCCGCCAAGGCCGTCGACGCCAAGATGCGCAAGGACCTGTCCTGGCAGCAGATCTCCGACGCCGCGGGGCTGTCGGTCGCGTTCGTCACCGCCGCCGTGCTCGGTCAGCACGCACTGCCGAAGGCGTCGGCAGAGGCCGTCTCTGAACTCCTGGGCCTGGACGCCGCAGACGCGACGGTGCTGCAGACCATCCCGACCCGCGGCTCCGTCCCCGGCGGAATCCCGACCGACCCGACCATCTACCGCTTCTACGAGATGCTCCAGGTCTACGGCACCACGCTCAAGGCTCTGGTGCACGAGCAGTTCGGCGACGGCATCATCTCCGCGATCAACTTCAAGCTCGACGTGAAGAAGGTCGCCGACCCCGAGGGTGGCGAGCGCGCCGTCATCACCCTGGACGGCAAGTACCTCCCGACCCAGCCCTTCTGA
- a CDS encoding leucine-rich repeat domain-containing protein, whose amino-acid sequence MTDEEEPRLYVNRWGDTSDPAPERRGPRQDACSCFDQSRPQPRARVGFHTERQDTSAPGWQHLLELVDEAIADGREEFRPLTELSPEERRQVITLPPSIAMLTAVKHLVLYGSNLVRIPPEIGSMTSLEEFTPYTSYRLHWFPYEITRCWKLTRSTVSTRALFGNEKLRPPFPRLQPAQDSVTDLDLENLDPRRWGDTAIHRCGVCDHPIAQDGLHQVWISLRVATDVLPLLVSACSSACVAELPDGAKGYIPTPHTGGRVDQPASDWD is encoded by the coding sequence ATGACGGACGAGGAAGAACCGAGGCTCTACGTGAACCGTTGGGGCGACACATCAGATCCAGCCCCGGAGCGGCGGGGGCCCCGCCAGGACGCGTGCTCGTGCTTCGACCAGTCCAGGCCGCAACCGCGAGCCCGCGTCGGGTTCCACACCGAACGGCAGGACACCTCCGCCCCGGGCTGGCAGCACCTGCTAGAGCTGGTCGATGAGGCCATCGCCGACGGGCGCGAAGAGTTCCGTCCCCTCACCGAGCTGAGCCCGGAAGAGCGGCGGCAGGTCATCACCCTGCCCCCGAGCATCGCCATGCTGACGGCGGTCAAACACCTGGTGCTCTACGGCAGCAACTTGGTTCGCATCCCGCCCGAGATCGGATCCATGACCAGCCTGGAGGAGTTCACCCCCTACACCTCATACCGGCTGCACTGGTTCCCCTACGAGATCACCCGATGCTGGAAGCTGACCCGCAGCACAGTGAGCACGCGCGCGTTGTTCGGCAATGAGAAGCTGCGGCCGCCCTTCCCGAGACTTCAGCCTGCCCAGGACTCCGTCACGGACCTCGATCTGGAGAACCTGGATCCCCGGCGATGGGGCGACACCGCCATCCATCGCTGCGGTGTCTGCGACCATCCGATCGCACAAGACGGACTCCATCAGGTGTGGATCTCGCTACGCGTGGCCACCGACGTGCTTCCTTTGCTGGTCAGCGCCTGCTCGTCGGCGTGTGTCGCCGAACTGCCCGACGGTGCGAAGGGCTACATCCCCACACCACACACAGGCGGCCGAGTCGATCAGCCGGCGTCCGACTGGGACTGA
- a CDS encoding ATP-binding protein, with the protein MTTPELAARHTALLEVDADANRQLTTLDGWRRFIDSSPAPPVLLSPRDLEQLSPTARDLYDDDRLGHHARMLTVATSFVEKTVICGRRLVLLNRHAISARRGLMVSGLPGTGKTSAITQLGRSHELLDRARHPNIADRIPVLYITVPPAATARMVAAEFARFLGLPVRGRSNMTDIIEAVVGVCTDTRTGLVLVDEIHNVSQVTRAGGEVSDTLKYFSERIPATFVYAGIGLETSELLAGTRGAQIAGRFTLVPTRPFPYGDEWKRLVATLEETLLLHEHPPGSLVKLDRYLHNRADGMIGALSHAIRGAAIDAILNGTERVTREAIDAIPLDHAAETATTSPSKKTARK; encoded by the coding sequence GTGACCACCCCTGAACTAGCGGCCCGACACACCGCGTTGCTGGAGGTCGATGCCGATGCCAACCGGCAGCTCACCACATTGGACGGATGGCGGAGGTTCATCGACAGCTCCCCCGCGCCCCCGGTCCTCTTGTCTCCCCGCGACCTGGAACAGCTCTCTCCCACCGCCCGGGACCTTTACGACGACGATCGACTCGGCCATCACGCCCGCATGCTCACGGTCGCCACCTCGTTCGTCGAGAAGACGGTGATCTGCGGCCGCAGGCTGGTCCTGCTCAACCGGCACGCGATCAGCGCCCGCCGCGGCCTGATGGTCTCCGGGCTTCCCGGAACGGGCAAGACCAGCGCCATCACCCAGCTCGGACGGTCCCACGAACTCCTCGACCGGGCCCGGCACCCGAACATCGCCGACCGCATCCCGGTTCTCTACATCACCGTCCCGCCCGCGGCCACCGCCCGCATGGTCGCCGCTGAGTTCGCCCGCTTCCTCGGCCTTCCCGTCCGAGGCCGCTCGAACATGACGGACATCATCGAGGCAGTGGTCGGCGTCTGCACCGACACTCGCACCGGCCTCGTGCTCGTCGACGAGATCCACAATGTCTCGCAGGTCACGCGGGCCGGCGGCGAGGTCTCCGACACCCTGAAGTACTTCTCGGAGCGCATCCCCGCAACGTTCGTTTACGCCGGTATCGGCCTGGAGACCAGTGAACTCCTGGCCGGCACGCGGGGCGCCCAGATCGCGGGCCGGTTCACCCTCGTTCCCACCCGCCCGTTTCCTTACGGAGACGAATGGAAGAGGCTGGTCGCGACCTTGGAAGAGACCTTGCTCCTGCACGAACACCCGCCGGGAAGCCTGGTCAAGCTGGACCGTTACCTCCACAACCGGGCCGACGGCATGATCGGAGCGTTGTCTCACGCGATCCGCGGCGCCGCGATCGACGCAATCCTCAATGGCACCGAGCGTGTGACCAGAGAAGCGATCGACGCGATCCCCCTGGACCACGCCGCGGAGACCGCGACGACGTCCCCGTCCAAGAAGACGGCCCGAAAGTGA
- a CDS encoding Mu transposase C-terminal domain-containing protein — MREAIEETAEASSKTIGFVVWRATQILNARDDAEGVEVPSERTLYRLFDRLAAGTHATGSATTRRSVNARPTGPFGEVPACAPGEWIQIDSTPLDVLVRLDNGIAEKVELTAMIDLATRSLAAVVLRPTTKAADASALLARSVTPEAMRPGWSEALRMSRSAMPHRRLLALDERLEHAAAKPVIVPDTIVCDHGKAFISNNFRASCRYLGISLQPTHKASPFEKGAIEKTLGSVATLFAQFVAGYTGRSVDRRGRGLENGPLWSLSELQSLLEEWTVAVWQNRPHDALRDPDSPKRAFSPNEKYATLLESCGYVPAPLSGEDYIELLPERWQAINAYGIRINHRTYDARELTPLRRQHSGVAAKKGLWEIHYDLYDVSRIWVRDRRDESNRWITVFWKHLHRVGVPFGEMAWDHAREQVPGGSEEQIADAAAALLQRAHDGPAEENGRPARASRRDRRVAARTRATTTDRSNPDPPVTGAPPEDDADFGLAKVVPLGLFDPLANPWRRS, encoded by the coding sequence ATGCGAGAGGCGATCGAGGAAACCGCCGAGGCGTCGTCCAAGACGATCGGCTTCGTGGTCTGGCGGGCGACACAGATCCTGAACGCACGCGACGACGCGGAAGGTGTCGAGGTGCCGTCCGAGCGCACGCTCTACCGGCTGTTCGACAGGCTGGCGGCCGGCACCCACGCCACAGGCTCGGCGACCACGCGCCGTTCGGTGAACGCGCGTCCGACCGGTCCGTTCGGGGAGGTGCCCGCCTGCGCGCCAGGGGAATGGATACAGATCGACTCCACTCCGCTGGATGTCCTGGTGCGGCTGGACAACGGGATTGCCGAGAAGGTCGAGTTGACGGCCATGATCGACCTGGCGACCAGGTCACTGGCCGCTGTGGTGCTGCGACCGACGACGAAGGCGGCCGACGCTTCTGCTCTCCTGGCCCGGAGCGTCACCCCAGAGGCGATGCGTCCTGGCTGGTCGGAGGCCCTTCGGATGTCGAGGTCGGCGATGCCGCACCGGCGGCTGCTGGCTTTGGACGAGCGGCTGGAGCACGCAGCTGCGAAGCCTGTGATCGTGCCGGACACGATCGTCTGCGACCACGGGAAGGCCTTCATCTCGAACAACTTCCGTGCCTCTTGCCGCTACCTGGGCATCAGTCTTCAGCCGACTCACAAGGCGTCCCCCTTCGAGAAGGGCGCGATCGAGAAGACGCTGGGGTCGGTGGCGACGCTGTTCGCGCAGTTCGTCGCGGGCTACACCGGCCGGTCGGTGGACCGTCGGGGCCGGGGGCTGGAGAACGGGCCGCTGTGGTCCTTGTCCGAGCTGCAGAGTTTGTTGGAGGAGTGGACCGTCGCCGTCTGGCAGAACCGTCCGCACGATGCACTGCGGGACCCGGACTCCCCGAAGCGGGCGTTCTCGCCAAACGAGAAGTACGCGACGCTGCTGGAGTCGTGCGGCTACGTTCCGGCTCCGCTCAGCGGCGAGGACTACATCGAGTTGCTGCCCGAACGGTGGCAGGCGATCAACGCCTACGGCATCCGGATCAACCACCGCACATATGACGCCCGCGAGTTGACTCCCTTGCGCCGTCAGCACTCCGGGGTGGCGGCGAAGAAGGGGTTATGGGAGATCCACTACGACCTCTACGACGTCTCCCGCATCTGGGTACGGGACCGCCGCGACGAGTCCAACCGGTGGATCACGGTGTTCTGGAAGCACCTGCACCGCGTCGGCGTCCCGTTCGGCGAGATGGCCTGGGACCACGCCCGTGAACAGGTGCCCGGCGGGAGTGAGGAACAGATCGCCGATGCCGCCGCTGCCCTTCTGCAGCGAGCCCACGACGGCCCCGCAGAGGAGAACGGCCGTCCGGCCAGGGCTTCCCGGCGAGACCGCCGCGTCGCTGCCCGCACCCGGGCCACCACGACCGACCGGTCGAATCCTGACCCGCCGGTCACCGGGGCGCCGCCAGAGGACGATGCGGACTTTGGCCTGGCCAAGGTCGTCCCGCTGGGCTTGTTCGACCCGCTCGCCAATCCCTGGAGGCGTTCGTGA
- a CDS encoding TnsA-like heteromeric transposase endonuclease subunit, with the protein MAVPVEVDLAEPYVELSYVDAVRERRRRPLLDCVTARFEDVAAVRPFRWSRGERHFSGWYWAATVGQHVGFESWLERDRLLLMDFDPEVAGIASQPFWLHWHDGKRERRHAPDYFVRRRDGSAVVVDVRADERIEPKDVEAFDVTRLACVQAGWSFERVGVPEAVLLANVRWLSRYRHPRCLRGPVVDRLREGFAFPAPLMVGADAAGDRLETLPVLFHLLWLQEMTAEGLAIELLGPSTIVRLADEGDL; encoded by the coding sequence GTGGCCGTACCGGTCGAGGTGGATCTTGCAGAGCCGTACGTCGAGCTGTCGTACGTAGATGCTGTACGCGAGCGTCGGCGGCGTCCACTGCTGGACTGTGTGACGGCCCGGTTCGAGGACGTGGCTGCCGTACGACCGTTTCGCTGGTCGCGTGGTGAGCGTCACTTCTCCGGCTGGTACTGGGCGGCAACGGTCGGGCAGCACGTCGGTTTCGAGTCTTGGCTGGAGCGGGACCGGCTTTTGCTGATGGACTTCGATCCCGAGGTGGCAGGGATCGCCTCGCAGCCGTTCTGGCTGCACTGGCACGACGGCAAACGGGAGCGTCGGCATGCTCCGGACTACTTCGTACGCCGCAGGGACGGCTCGGCAGTGGTCGTCGACGTCCGCGCCGATGAACGGATCGAGCCGAAGGACGTAGAGGCGTTCGACGTCACCCGCCTGGCCTGCGTCCAGGCGGGGTGGAGCTTCGAGCGGGTCGGGGTGCCGGAGGCGGTGCTACTGGCAAATGTCCGGTGGCTGTCGCGCTATCGGCACCCGCGGTGCCTGCGCGGACCAGTCGTGGACCGGCTCCGGGAGGGTTTCGCGTTCCCGGCCCCGCTGATGGTCGGCGCCGATGCCGCCGGCGATCGGTTGGAGACGCTCCCTGTCTTGTTCCATCTCCTCTGGCTCCAGGAGATGACCGCCGAGGGACTGGCGATCGAGTTGCTGGGGCCGTCCACCATCGTGCGCCTGGCGGATGAAGGTGACCTGTGA